The following DNA comes from Photobacterium sp. DA100.
TTACTGCCGTTCGCATCAAGGATACCCAATCTAATGCGACCGAAACGCTAGATGTAATGGGTGCGTTCATCGCTATCGGCCACCAGCCGAATACTGGCATTTTTGAGGGCCAGCTGGAGATGAACAACGGTTACATCAAAGTCCAGTCAGGCACCGAAGGTAACGCCACCCAGACCAGCGTTGAAGGCATCTTTGCCGCCGGTGATGTGATGGATCACACCTACCGCCAGGCCATCACCTCAGCAGGTACCGGCTGCATGGCTGCCCTTGATGCAGAGCGTTACCTCGACGCGCTAGAAGAGCAAAAATAATAGTTTTGGCCACCTTCCATGGTGGCCTTTTAGCCTTCACCTTTAAGCCGGCTCCCCTTAGCGGCTCAAGAATTTAATATGGACAAACAATTACAACGCGATTTAACCAAGTGGTTGAAATCACAGAGTAAGCTGGCAAAACGCTGGCTCATGCTCAGTGTCGGCCTTGGGTTCTTGTCGGGGTTGCTACTCGTTGGCCAGGCCGCTTTGCTGGCCCATATCCTGCACCAACTCATCATTGAACACACCGATAAATACCAACTGGTTTCCAGTTTTGTCGGGCTATTTATCATTGTCGGCCTGCGGGCTGGCTGTAGCTGGGGGCGAGAAATTTTCGGCTACCGCTGCGGCGAACAAATCCGGCTCCACATCCGCCAGCTGATCCTCCAGCGCCTGCAGCAGTTAGGTCCCGCCTACATCAAAGGCAAGCCTGCCGGTGTATGGGCCAGCCTGGTACTGGAGCAAGTAGAAGAAATGCAAGACTTCTTCTCCCGCTACATCCCGCAAATGTCGATTGCGGTATTGGTTCCGCTGGTGATTTTGTTCGCCGTGTTCCCGCTCAACTGGGCCGCGGGGCTGATCTTCCTGATCACCGCACCACTGGTGCCTATGTTCATGGCACTGGTTGGATTGGGGGCGGCCGATGCTAACCGCCGCAACTTCAAGGCGCTGCAACGCCTTTCTGGCCACTTCTACGACCGCCTGCAAGGCCTGTCGACCCTGCGCCTGTTCCACCGTGCCGAGGCAGAAGCGGAAAACCTCCACGCCGCCTCCCACGTGCTGCGCAAGCGGACGATGGAAGTGTTGCGCATGGCCTTCCTCTCGTCGGCGGTGCTGGAGTTTTTCTCCGCCATCTCGGTAGCGATTGTTGCGGTATACTTTGGCTTCTCCTTTATCGGCGAGCTCAATTTCGGCCACTACGGGGTGCCAATTAGCCTGTTTACCGGTCTGTTCATTCTGGTGCTGGCGCCGGAGTTCTACCAGCCGCTGCGTGATCTGGGCACCTTCTACCACGCCAAGGCCCAGGCCATCGGGGCGGCAGAGTCCATTGTCGAATTCCTCAACAGCGAAGCTGATGGCATGAGCCAAGGCCAAACCAACCTCGACTCTCCGGAAACAATCTCCATCAGTGCCGAGCAGCTAGAAGTGCTGAGCCCACAGGGCCAAGTACTGGCGGGTCCGCTCAGCTTTAGCATCAATGCCCACGAACAAGTCGCCCTGGTCGGCCCGAGCGGGGCCGGCAAAACCAGCCTGCTCAATGCGCTGCTGGGGTTCCTGCCCTACCGTGGCAGCCTGAAAATCAACGGTACCGAGCTTAGCGAGCTTGATCACAGCCAGTGGCGCCAGGCGATCAGCTGGGTCGGCCAAAACCCGCTATTGCTTCACGGCACTGTCCGCGACAACATCACCCTGGGCAACCCACTCGCCACCGAGGAACACATCAAGCAGGTCGCACAACAAGCCTACGCCGATGAATTCATCCAGCGCCTGGAGCAAGGTTACCAGCATCAGGTCGGTGACCGCTCCGGGGGACTATCGGTCGGCCAGGCCCAGCGTATCGCGGTAGCGCGTGCCATGCTGCAAAGCGGGGCTTTCTGGTTGCTTGATGAGCCTACCGCCAGCCTAGATGCCAATTCGGAGCACTTGGTGCTGGAGAGCCTGAAAACGGCAGTCAACGGCCAGACGACGCTAATGGTGAGCCACCGCCTGGACCAACTGGCTGCCATGGACCGAGTCCTAGTGATGGAAAACGGCAAACTGGTCCAGAATGGTCCATTCGAACAGATCCGCCAGCAAGGCCTGCTTGCTGAGATGCTGGCCCATACCGACAAGAGGGATCTCGATGCGTGATTTAATCCCTTATCTCAAGCTATATCGTAAGCACTGGTTCGGCCTGACCCTTGGCATGTTGCTCGGGCTAGGCACACTGCTTGCGGCCATGAGCCTGCTGACCCTATCGGGCTGGTTTATCGCCGCCTCCGCGGTGACGGGCCTTACCATCGCCCGAGAGACCTTCAACTACATGCTGCCGGGCGCCGGCGTGCGTGGTTTCTCGATCGCCCGTACAGCGGGTCGCTGGGGCGAGCGCGTGGTCAGCCACAATGCCACCTTCAAGCTGTTGGCTGATCTGCGTTTGTTCTTCTTCCGCAAGCTGACCCCGCTGATCCCGGGTCGTCAAGCCAACCTGCGCGATGCCGACTTGCTCAACCGCCTGGTTGCCGACGTCGATGCCATGGACCATGTTTACCTGCGCTTGGTCAGCCCGCTGATCATCGGTGTGATTGGCCTGTTGGCGATTACCGGCTTCCTCGCTTGGTTCGATGTCACTATCGGCCTGACACTGGGCGCTATTTTGCTGGCCCTGATGCTTTCCCTGCCGGTTGTTTTCTACCGCCTGGGCAAATCCAACGGCGAAACCCTGACCATGGCCAAGGCCAACTACCGGGTGAAGATGCTGGACTGGATCCAGGGCAATGCCGAGCTATTGCTATTCAATGCCGAGGATCGCTACTACCAAGCGGCCCTTGATGAGCAGCAAGCCCTGCTGGCTGCCCAGCGGAAGATGGCTAACTTGACCGGCCTGGCCAATGCCATTTTGATGGCGGCAACCGGCTGGACCCTGGTATTGATCACCTGGATAGCGGCAGACGGGATTGCAGGCCAGGCCCCCGATCCGTTCGTGGCGATGGTGGCCTTTGCGACAATGGCCAGCTTCGAGTTGATGATGCCTGTAGCCGGTGCCTTCCAGTACCTGGGCCAGACCCTGACTTCTGCCCGCCGCCTCAATGAGATCATCGAGGCGACGCCGGATACTCCGTTTGATCCCGACGGCCACACCGCACCGGTTGCAGGCTCAGTGGATATCCAGGCGATCAGCTATACCTATTACGGCAGTGATGAGCCGGTACTGAAGAATATCTCACTGGCAATCGGAGCTGGCGAGAAAGTCGCACTGCTCGGCCGTACCGGCTGTGGTAAATCAACCCTGTTGCAGCTGCTCACACGCAACTGGGATCCGCAGCAAGGGCAAATAACCTTGGATGGCGTACCGCTGCCCCAGTGGCAAGAAGCGCCTCTGCGCCAGGCCATCACGGTTGTAAGCCAACGTGTCGATGTCTTCAATGGCTCACTGCGTGAGAACCTACTGCTGGCCAAACCCGAAGGCCGCGACGAAGAGCTCTGCGAAGTACTTGAAAAAGTAGGCCTCGGTGCCCTGCTCGAAGGCAAAGGTTTGGATACCTGGCTGGGTGAAGGCGGTCGCCAGATCTCCGGCGGCGAACGCCGCCGTATCGGTATCGCCCGTGCCCTGCTGCACGATGCACCGATCCTGCTGATGGATGAGCCGACCGAGGGGCTCGACCGCCGTACCGAGCAGCAGATCATGACGTTGCTGCTCGAACACGCCAAGGACAAGACCGTGCTGTTCATTACCCACCGCCTGGTTGGCCTGGAGCAGATGGATCATATCTGTTTGATGGACGAAGGTGAGATCATCGAGCAGGGCAAACACCAGGCCCTGCTTGACCAAAATGGCCGTTACACCGAACTGTGGCAGCGGATCTGACCCAAGCGGCCAGCCTCCGGATATGCCATAACCAAAACGAGAGCCACCTGGCTCTCGTTTTTTCTTTGATGCATGCAGTCGGCGGGATCTACACCGGGATGGTCCAGTCAGCATTGAGCCGGGATGTCAGTATGTGGTCTTCCCATTTACCGTTGATCAGCAAGTAATCCCTCGCCTCCCCCTCAATCACATAACCGCATTTCTTCAATACCGCCGCACTCTTGGCATTGCGGGGCATATAGGCCGCCATGATCCGGTGGAAGGACTGATCCTCGAACATCCAGTCATTGGTCGCAGCCAGCGCCCGGCTCATCAGACCCTTCCCCTGGCAGTCCTGATCCAGCGAGTAGCCAACATGGCAGGCATGGAAAGGATGGCGGACGAGGTTGCTGTAATTGACCACCCCGCATATCTCGTCACTGCCATGTTGCTGGATAACAAAGTAGTAAGCCATTTTATGCTTATGCAGCTGCATCAGCTGCTCCAGTCGCCGCTGCCAACCAGTTTCGGTGAAGAAGGCTTCCTCGCGCAGCGGCTCCCAAGGCTGCAAGAAGGCCCGGTTGCGCTGATAGTATGCGGTTATGGCCGCAACATCTTTAGTGGTAATAAGCCTAACCGTCGCGTCACCAATATTGATCGAGGTCGCTCGGCTGATAATAGAATGAAACAACAGCACATCATCCTTATGCTACATACGATGTTGAAACGTTAGCACAGCCCGCGGGCGATGAATACACCCTCAAGGTAAACTTATTTCAGGACAAAGATTTGCCCGCATGTTTGAGCTATCATTGTGATAGCCGCGCCGCGCTTGACCTTAACCAACACAGTGATGATTATGTATTACGACTACCTTGATACGGTATTGGGAAAGATATACTTATTAGCAGACGAAAAGGGGTTACGACAACTGACCATCGCCAGTGGCGGATTTACCCCAGACAGCCATTGGGAGCACGATCCAGCATTCATGGCCACTTACATCACCCAGCTGGCCGAATACCTCGACGGGAAAAGAAAACAGTTCACCATCCCCCTCGCTCCTCCCGGTACCGACTTCCAGCAGCAAGTTTGGCAAGCCATCAGCGAAATCCCCTACAACAGCCACCGCTCCTACCAACAAATAGCCGCCCACATTGCGCATTCCACCGCAATCCTTGCTATCGGCATGGCTAAGAACGTCAACCCAATCCCGATTATTATCCCGTGCCACCGCGTCGCAACCGAGGTCGAGGCCCAGCAGAGCTGCCGCTACGGCCAAGATCTCATCTGCCAGCTCAGGGAGCTCGAGCAGGGGAAGTTGACGTTGTTGAAGTGAAAGAGTTAAGGGGCAAGTTTCTGGATCCTAGTTCCGAGATACAGATTTTCACTAATGGCTAAGATGATTAGCTCTTTCTAGGATCTAGGAACTGCTTTATCTAGGATCCGCTGGAAACAAAACGCCCGATGAAATTCATCGGGCATTGGCATTAATGTAAGTCACCGTCGCTAATTGGGAACTTAATGTTTTCCAATCCCATACTCACGTAACTTGTTGGCCACAGCAGTGTGAGATACGCCGAGCCGTTTCGCCAGCTTGCGCGTCGACGGGTAGCTCCGGTAGAGGCTATTGAGAATACCTGACTCATAGCGCTTCATGATTTCGTCGAGCGAGCCATCGAGGGTCTCCTCGCTGATCACCGTGGCCGACTCGTTTTCCGGCAGCTGGACATCGTTGACGCTGATTTCCGTCCCTTCCAGCTGTGTCATGGCGCGGAACAACACATTGCGCAGCTGGCGAATGTTGCCCGGCCACGCATACTGGCTCAGGTACTGGGCGACCTCGGCCGAGATAGACGGCTTGGGCTGCTGCAACTCCTGGGCAAACTGGCTCAGGAACAAATCCGCCAGCGGCACGATATCGGCGGTTCTCTCACGCAGCGGCGGCACGGTCAGAGACAAGACATTGAGGCGATAGTACAAGTCTTCCCGGAACTGCCCGGTCGCGACCAGCTCTGGCAGTTTCTTCTGGGTCGAACAGATCACCCTGACATCCACCTTCATCTCTTTCTCTTCGCCGACGCGGCGGAAGGTACCGTCTTGCAGGAAACGAAGCAGTTTGATCTGCAGGTGCTCCGACATTTCACCCACTTCGTACAAGAAGGCGATACCGCCATCGGCCTGTTCGAAAATCCCTTTCTTACCCGGTTCGGTTGCGGTTGCGGCCATGCCGAACAGCTCCGTTTCGGCAGCATTGTCCGGCATCGACATGCAGTTGACCAGCAGGAATGGGTTGTCGCGGCGCAGCGAGCGCTGGTGGCAGGCCCGGGCCAGCATTTCTTTGCCGGTACCGGTTTCGCCCTGGATCAGCAAAGGCGCATCCAGCATCGCCAGCTTCTTGGCCTGGGACACCAATTGCTTGAAGCGGGAAGACTGGCCAACAAGATGCTCAAAGCCATTGTCACCGCTGAGCTGACGCATCGCCAGCGGCATTTTGGCCTCGGACAGAGACTTGAGCAGGATAACCGCACTGGCCAGTACCTGCTCCTCCGTCTCGTCGGTCACATACACCGGCATGATTTCCATCATGTAATCGAGGCCGGACAGCACCACCAACTCACTGCGGCGGCTAGCATTGTCTTTTTCAAGCCAATGGTGAATATTGAAACCGACAAAAGTCTGAATATGCTCGCCGACAATATCTTCTCTGCTCTTGCCGAGCAGTACCTCAGCGGCATCATTGGCGAGATCGATCTTGCCTTGCAAGCTAATAGAGAAAAACGGATCAGGTAAGGCTTCCAGCAATGCTTTCAGTTCTTTGTGTTCACGCTCACTCGGCATGAACTGGATCTTTCTGACATCTGTCACACCATCCAGCTGGCGGATCTGCGACATCAACTGACTGAACTGCTCGAACTCAACTTCAGGGCAATTCAGGTAAATAATCCCAACCCGGTCAATTTCAATGCCCCGCAAGTCAATCTGCCGGCTCGCAAGGATATCCAGCAGCTCTCGGGTCATGCCAAGTCGGTCTTCACAAAAGACTTGTAGCCTCATATTTCTTATCTTCCAAGGTGTCAGGAATTGTTGACACAAGAAGTTTGCGCCTTCCCCGTATTGGAGTCAAGTCATTGACACCCATACCTGAGAGGTTGCGCACTATCAATCCACCGGCAACCAAAAATCGGCGTAATGAATACACTCTTCGGAAAAGGAATACGGCTTAGTAAAGAGAAAAGAAAGGCCCTAAACGGGCCTTCATGGTGTGGAAAAACTCAGTCCCGACGGTCTTTATGGGTCAGCCGGCTAAGCAGGTCCTTGCGAATTTCACTCAACTTGGGTTGTTGCTCTGGCTGCCACGGTAACGGGCGCATCAAACTGATAGCCTTGAGTCCCAATCGGCCGGTTAGCAGGCCGACACCGACCCCTTGCGCCACCCGGGTCGACACCCGGCCAGCCAAGTCCATCGACAGCATATCCATACCGCTATCGGCGATCACTTCACTGGCCCCGGCGATCGCCATGTTGGCCAGCACCAGTTTGACCAGTTTGATGCGTGACCAGTAGCCCAGCTCGACCCCGTACACCTTGGAGATCTGGTCAATAAGCCGGAAATTACGCCAGGCCACCAGTAGCATGTCAGCCAAGGCTAACGGGCTGAGTGCGACCATCACCGCCGCCTCGCTGGCATATTTGGCCACCAGCTGTCGCGCCAACTTATCTTGCTGGCCCAGCACCATGCGATCATAGAGCTGCATGACTTCGCGATCGTTATGGGTAGCGGCCAGAGACTGCAGCCACTTGTCGTAACCGGCATGCTCGTCCATCACCTTGCCTTGCTTCGCCAGCCGGGTACAGAAGGCCTTGGCTTGGCCGATGCCATCGGCCTCAAGCAAGGCCTGTGCCTGCTCCCGCTCGCTCTGGCGCTGCTTTAGCCGGCGCAAACTCAGTAGTTCTCGCCCCAGCGCGGTGATCCCCGCGGCGGCGATACCGGCCACAATCACGCTCCAGCCCAGGGCAAGCCAGTCACCGCCCTGATAGGCCGTAACAACATAGTCGATCGTTTGCCACCCCACCATGGCTGCGCCGCCAACCAGGAGTCCTTTGAGCCAGCCTGTACGGCGTTTGGGCCTGCCCCTGAGGGCTCTGGCCAGCTCTTCTTCAACGTCCGACTGTTCATTGTCCGCCGCCTCGGGCAAGAAGCTCTTCTCCTGCTCGGCAAACTGCATCTGGGAGGTCAACTCGACCTCGCCGCCAGCCGGTTCGCGTTTGGCGGGCTCGTCAAAAACAATTTTACTTTTCAGCGGCTCACTCATCGTAATTTGTCCCCTAACAAGTATTCCATCGCCTTATCCATCCGGATATGGGGCAATGGCTCGTCGCTCTGCATTTCGAGCGGGCGAAAATTCATAAAATCAAAGCCCGACTGCTGCCAGAAGGTATCACTCGGCAACCGGCGCGGTACTTCACCGGGAAACAGGGTCTTGGCCCCACCACCGATCTGATGCCCCCGCAGCGCCGGGACCTGGCGGCCTTGGTAGTCGACAAAACCCGGCTCGGTCGCCTGGATCGAGGACAGGCTGACACAGTCCATCTTGATCCCCTCAAACGAGGCGGTCTGCCATGCCTCATTCACCAGCTGCTGGAGCAAGCTGACCAAATTGGGGTGCTGTTCCGGCGTGACATGATCGGCCTTGGTCGCCGCAAACAAGACCTTGTCGATCCGCGGCGAGAACAAACGCCTCAGCATTGAACTTCGGCCGTAACGGAAACTTTGCATCAGTTGATCGAGCGCCTGGCGCATATCATTGAAAGACTCCGGCCCGGCATTGAGCGGCTGCAGGCAATCGACCAAGATGATCTGGCGGTCGAACTTGGAGAAATGTTCCTTGTAGAACGCTTTCACCACATGCTGCTGGTAATAGCGGTAACGGCTCCTGAGCATGCCAAGGTTGGTTTCCTCACTGGCATCACTCCACTGCTGCTCGGTCATTTTCTCAAGCCAGACCATAGGGAAAAACTGCAATACCGGCGCCCCGGCCAGCTCACCCGGCAGGACGAAACGCCCCGGCTGCACCCAGTGCAGCCCGCCTTCCGCCTTGCACTTGTACAAGTACTCGGTAAAACGGGCCGAGATCTGCTCAATCAATGCCTCGTCAGCCGGGGCCAGTGGATCAAACGACTCGGCCATCGCCAGCCATTCTGATGCCAGCTCCAGGCGCTTACCTTTCAGGATCTGGGCCTGCTGGCGCGACCACGCCATGAAGTCCAGCTCTAGCAGCGGCAAGTCCAGCAGCCACTCGCCGGGGTAATCCACAATGTCCAGGTACAAGGTTGC
Coding sequences within:
- a CDS encoding TIGR01620 family protein, whose translation is MSEPLKSKIVFDEPAKREPAGGEVELTSQMQFAEQEKSFLPEAADNEQSDVEEELARALRGRPKRRTGWLKGLLVGGAAMVGWQTIDYVVTAYQGGDWLALGWSVIVAGIAAAGITALGRELLSLRRLKQRQSEREQAQALLEADGIGQAKAFCTRLAKQGKVMDEHAGYDKWLQSLAATHNDREVMQLYDRMVLGQQDKLARQLVAKYASEAAVMVALSPLALADMLLVAWRNFRLIDQISKVYGVELGYWSRIKLVKLVLANMAIAGASEVIADSGMDMLSMDLAGRVSTRVAQGVGVGLLTGRLGLKAISLMRPLPWQPEQQPKLSEIRKDLLSRLTHKDRRD
- the rimJ gene encoding ribosomal protein S5-alanine N-acetyltransferase, with the translated sequence MFHSIISRATSINIGDATVRLITTKDVAAITAYYQRNRAFLQPWEPLREEAFFTETGWQRRLEQLMQLHKHKMAYYFVIQQHGSDEICGVVNYSNLVRHPFHACHVGYSLDQDCQGKGLMSRALAATNDWMFEDQSFHRIMAAYMPRNAKSAAVLKKCGYVIEGEARDYLLINGKWEDHILTSRLNADWTIPV
- a CDS encoding methylated-DNA--[protein]-cysteine S-methyltransferase, coding for MYYDYLDTVLGKIYLLADEKGLRQLTIASGGFTPDSHWEHDPAFMATYITQLAEYLDGKRKQFTIPLAPPGTDFQQQVWQAISEIPYNSHRSYQQIAAHIAHSTAILAIGMAKNVNPIPIIIPCHRVATEVEAQQSCRYGQDLICQLRELEQGKLTLLK
- a CDS encoding YcjX family protein; protein product: MNRFSNELNKLVNRSLDRHVRLAVTGLSRAGKTAFITSLVNQLMHVSTNPRLPLFTAVRDGQLLGAKRVPQIDMHVPKFAYEEGMTALLSQPPCWPEPTRDVSQTRLALRYKPQRGPMKLLQDTATLYLDIVDYPGEWLLDLPLLELDFMAWSRQQAQILKGKRLELASEWLAMAESFDPLAPADEALIEQISARFTEYLYKCKAEGGLHWVQPGRFVLPGELAGAPVLQFFPMVWLEKMTEQQWSDASEETNLGMLRSRYRYYQQHVVKAFYKEHFSKFDRQIILVDCLQPLNAGPESFNDMRQALDQLMQSFRYGRSSMLRRLFSPRIDKVLFAATKADHVTPEQHPNLVSLLQQLVNEAWQTASFEGIKMDCVSLSSIQATEPGFVDYQGRQVPALRGHQIGGGAKTLFPGEVPRRLPSDTFWQQSGFDFMNFRPLEMQSDEPLPHIRMDKAMEYLLGDKLR
- the tyrR gene encoding transcriptional regulator TyrR, producing the protein MRLQVFCEDRLGMTRELLDILASRQIDLRGIEIDRVGIIYLNCPEVEFEQFSQLMSQIRQLDGVTDVRKIQFMPSEREHKELKALLEALPDPFFSISLQGKIDLANDAAEVLLGKSREDIVGEHIQTFVGFNIHHWLEKDNASRRSELVVLSGLDYMMEIMPVYVTDETEEQVLASAVILLKSLSEAKMPLAMRQLSGDNGFEHLVGQSSRFKQLVSQAKKLAMLDAPLLIQGETGTGKEMLARACHQRSLRRDNPFLLVNCMSMPDNAAETELFGMAATATEPGKKGIFEQADGGIAFLYEVGEMSEHLQIKLLRFLQDGTFRRVGEEKEMKVDVRVICSTQKKLPELVATGQFREDLYYRLNVLSLTVPPLRERTADIVPLADLFLSQFAQELQQPKPSISAEVAQYLSQYAWPGNIRQLRNVLFRAMTQLEGTEISVNDVQLPENESATVISEETLDGSLDEIMKRYESGILNSLYRSYPSTRKLAKRLGVSHTAVANKLREYGIGKH
- the cydC gene encoding cysteine/glutathione ABC transporter ATP-binding protein/permease CydC, which produces MRDLIPYLKLYRKHWFGLTLGMLLGLGTLLAAMSLLTLSGWFIAASAVTGLTIARETFNYMLPGAGVRGFSIARTAGRWGERVVSHNATFKLLADLRLFFFRKLTPLIPGRQANLRDADLLNRLVADVDAMDHVYLRLVSPLIIGVIGLLAITGFLAWFDVTIGLTLGAILLALMLSLPVVFYRLGKSNGETLTMAKANYRVKMLDWIQGNAELLLFNAEDRYYQAALDEQQALLAAQRKMANLTGLANAILMAATGWTLVLITWIAADGIAGQAPDPFVAMVAFATMASFELMMPVAGAFQYLGQTLTSARRLNEIIEATPDTPFDPDGHTAPVAGSVDIQAISYTYYGSDEPVLKNISLAIGAGEKVALLGRTGCGKSTLLQLLTRNWDPQQGQITLDGVPLPQWQEAPLRQAITVVSQRVDVFNGSLRENLLLAKPEGRDEELCEVLEKVGLGALLEGKGLDTWLGEGGRQISGGERRRIGIARALLHDAPILLMDEPTEGLDRRTEQQIMTLLLEHAKDKTVLFITHRLVGLEQMDHICLMDEGEIIEQGKHQALLDQNGRYTELWQRI
- the cydD gene encoding cysteine/glutathione ABC transporter permease/ATP-binding protein CydD, with the protein product MDKQLQRDLTKWLKSQSKLAKRWLMLSVGLGFLSGLLLVGQAALLAHILHQLIIEHTDKYQLVSSFVGLFIIVGLRAGCSWGREIFGYRCGEQIRLHIRQLILQRLQQLGPAYIKGKPAGVWASLVLEQVEEMQDFFSRYIPQMSIAVLVPLVILFAVFPLNWAAGLIFLITAPLVPMFMALVGLGAADANRRNFKALQRLSGHFYDRLQGLSTLRLFHRAEAEAENLHAASHVLRKRTMEVLRMAFLSSAVLEFFSAISVAIVAVYFGFSFIGELNFGHYGVPISLFTGLFILVLAPEFYQPLRDLGTFYHAKAQAIGAAESIVEFLNSEADGMSQGQTNLDSPETISISAEQLEVLSPQGQVLAGPLSFSINAHEQVALVGPSGAGKTSLLNALLGFLPYRGSLKINGTELSELDHSQWRQAISWVGQNPLLLHGTVRDNITLGNPLATEEHIKQVAQQAYADEFIQRLEQGYQHQVGDRSGGLSVGQAQRIAVARAMLQSGAFWLLDEPTASLDANSEHLVLESLKTAVNGQTTLMVSHRLDQLAAMDRVLVMENGKLVQNGPFEQIRQQGLLAEMLAHTDKRDLDA